One window of Cydia fagiglandana chromosome 19, ilCydFagi1.1, whole genome shotgun sequence genomic DNA carries:
- the LOC134674146 gene encoding carbonyl reductase [NADPH] 1-like — MINKVALVTGSSQGIGFAIAKEFMKRAIKTVYVTAMTKQLGSDAIRKLKIEGFKPEFHLLDVTDSTSVKNCADCVLQRHGRLDILVNNAGVTAKDLEKTTYEDSVRVLNTNYYGNLTVEKHFFPILNENARVINISSICGHISNLRNKYWIGKLTNNNLERADIDAFVNWFLDSVKNGTVRAEDFFQTEMLAYRISKIALCALTIVQQREIGRNISINSIHPGFVKTAINRGMGFYSVEQGAKAPVYLALDVDQSVKGQYFWPNKKTVLEAMDWSNPDLPFYFDYELFRKINLNMRSSS; from the coding sequence ATGATCAATAAAGTAGCACTAGTGACTGGATCAAGCCAAGGTATCGGTTTCGCTATCGCGAAAGAATTCATGAAAAGAGCAATAAAGACGGTGTATGTGACGGCAATGACCAAACAACTAGGTAGTGATGCCATTAGGAAGCTCAAAATTGAAGGTTTCAAACCTGAATTTCATTTATTAGATGTAACTGATTCAACAAGTGTCAAAAACTGTGCGGATTGCGTGCTACAAAGACACGGACGCTTGGATATACTGGTCAATAACGCAGGCGTTACCGCTAAAGACCTGGAAAAAACAACTTATGAAGACTCAGTTAGAGTTCTTAACACTAATTACTACGGTAACTTAACCGTGGAGAAACATTTCTTTCCAATCCTTAATGAGAACGCAAGAGTCATAAACATTTCCAGTATCTGCGGACACATTTCTAATCTCCGAAACAAATATTGGATCGGCAAGCTGACGAATAACAATTTGGAGAGAGCCGATATTGATGCATTTGTCAACTGGTTTCTAGACTCCGTCAAAAACGGGACAGTAAGGGCTGAGGACTTCTTCCAAACTGAGATGCTCGCTTACAGGATTTCCAAGATAGCGCTATGTGCGTTGACCATTGTGCAACAGAGAGAGATCGGTCGGAACATTTCTATCAACTCCATACACCCTGGGTTCGTGAAGACTGCAATTAACCGTGGAATGGGTTTTTATTCAGTGGAACAGGGGGCCAAGGCTCCAGTTTATTTAGCCTTAGATGTGGACCAGTCGGTGAAGGGACAGTACTTCTGGCCAAATAAGAAAACTGTTCTAGAAGCGATGGACTGGAGCAATCCTGATCTACCATTTTACTTTGACTACGAACTTTTCAGGAAAATCAATTTGAATATGAGGAGCTCCtcatag